TTTCACAAAATATATTCTTTAAATTATGCTACTACCTGAATTACTTGATTGGCATCTTCTGGAGACTTCTTCTGGCCCCGGCGAGCACGAGCTTCCATATCTTGCAGTTCTTGAGTTAAACTGGAACATTCAACCTGATAGTAGATGATCTTACTAAATATAGTAGAAAAAGGTTCATGTGAAAAACCTTAAAAAAAGCTTTTTTGATTACCTCAAGTAGTGCCACCTTCTGCTCAAGTTCTACCGCTTTTGCAGTCCTTTCGTCAGCAGATCgctaatacataaaccagttacAAAAAAATGGTTATGACAAACATAAGTAGCAGACATTAGATATCTTTACACAGACAACATAACAAGTAGCAGGCaccaaaatatattattatatcaTAGTAAGCAAGTATAATGCACTTAATAGAGGTGGAAATTTCAACCCGTGTACTATTCAGTGGGTTGATTTCGGGGATGTTTTTACCTTTTTTGGGTCACATGCGTAAAGTGATgcatgtatatataaatatataaaagggACACTCTTAATAAAAACACAATTTAAGTAGAGAACCATGAAAACCGCATAACCGCTTATACGTAGTGCAAGACAGACATAGTggaagagagaaagagaggtgGTTATGCTATTACATAACCATCTTACGTATCAGAGTTTAATCAATATGTAAGTGTGTTTATGCTTTAATGCGGTTCTTGTAGTTCTCTTCTTTTTGTGCAAAAAATCTCCTAAATCATTTTAATTAAAATCAATTATTATTACTGAAAGAATACTATTTTTTGTGATTATATTTTACATAATAATTACCGATTAACAAATTCAAAATTTCGAACAAAAGTTGTACGGTTAGGATACCTGGAGCTTGGCTAAGGCTGTGGATGCATCAAGAGCTCGGTGTTCTAGTTCGACTTCCCGTTCCATTGCAGCCTATTATCATGAATAATTATAACAACATAAACTGAAAACATCAATGAAAAGATAGAAGATTGTAAAAAGAATAAACAGTGAAGTTGATCCAAACCATCTTGGTAGCATTGTGTGCAGCACGTTCTTCTTCTGCTCTTCGTTCTGCAGATGCAAGCTCCTCTTTTAAAGCCTACACAATCACAGACACATAGTACACCACAAAAAACAATTAGTATATCACAAGGCTAAAATGATGCATTTAGTGCATCACTTTACGACTTCAACCGGTTTCTTACTTGCATCATCCTTGTTTCGGTCAGCTCTCTATTCCTCATTATCGACTCCATGTTTGCCTGGTAAAATGTAATACATTGTCATATAATAAGCTTAAAGACAAAAGTTATACAAAGGAGACAGTTATGAGTTATCAACAGTTTAATTTCGTGGTGATTGAAAAATAAGGTATGTCAAAATAATCAAGCACAACAAGAAGAAGCAAGTATGATTAAGAGAGCACAAAATCATGATACAAAATGCTGCTGTGAATTCAAGAGGTCACTAGAGAGTCCAATGAAGAGAAACTCTAACATGGAAttcgcgggtttaggtttagtctagaCTGATTCGGGTCAGTTTCAAGTTGAACGCGTGAACccatttagctaaacgggttggGTTCGTGTCAAACTCgacgggttggcgggttgacccgtttaacccatttatatcatactttaatttttttcaaaatgtgTTTTAATGCCATAAGTTAAATTGGGTGGGTATTTCTACAATAATTATATTAAAAGAGAAATTGATTTAagattttataattaaaatgtaATTATATTACATACATTTGTATTCTTTTACTGTAaagttttattttgaaaatatttatatgcgaaaaaaaaacaaaaatttgggTCAAACGGGTCGCGTTCGGGTTAACCCCCGTGAATATTCGTGTCGGGTTCGGGTTCATGTGTCTAACACGATTTTCGGCTTCAAGTCGTGTTCGGGTTCGTGTAAAATTTGCGGGTTCAGGTCGGGTTGGACCCAGAAATCCGTGAATACGACCTGTTTAGCACCCCTAGTTGCCTGTATGATATCAATCAAGGGGAACTCCTAGAAGTCAGAAAAGGGCTCATAATCAATTAAAAAAAGTAGAAAATTGTTAAACTAACTCCagaaacaaaaacataaaaggtaGCTGCAAGAGTAAGATGTAAACTTGCATTCTTATTGGGAGTGCATAAACCTGCAATGATGACAAATTTCCTTCAGATAAAGCAGCCTGCTTTTTAAGTGTGTCCATGGAACTGGAAAGTGCCTCGATTTCTGCATTCTTTGCACCCAAGGCCTCCAACATACTCGACTCCACTCTGTTCACTTCCTCCTTTGATAAAGACAGTTCTTTTTGCAATTGTTGTATGCGCGCCTCGTATGATTTACTTAGCTCTCTCTGTTAAAAAGTAGAATAGATCACATTTCTTCGATTTATATATAACTAGTATTTGTCGAGACTTAAAGTAACTCAAACTTGCACCGTTaaatatttgacccgactcgtttttgaacaaagtttatgtcaaaatgtaaaccAACTAAAAACGCACATGAAACTAAGCACGAAAACCTATTATATTTGACTTGACTCATTACCGAGAAAAATCACTTTGAAATGTAAACCAGCTTGGATTTATAACGAAACGTGCTTAAAAATAAACACGTAAGAAAGTAGTGTTTTTTTTTGCGTCGCGGTGTGGTGGAATCGAAACataaagtaactcgaatttataccgcctagtgaaaatgtattatatttgaccccaCTCGTTTCCGAACAAAACGCAGACCAACCAAAAaggtacataaaaataagcacaaaaagaagaaaaaaaaccATGAGTTGATGGCATTGTTGTAAATTTAGCAAAGAAATACAATAAAAAATAGAGGTTGTGTCTTAGATACTATTCCTAAGGCACCCTCTTTTGTTATATTAATAATTTTTAAATAGTTTAAGGGGTTTAAGTGGCAATGCTAAAAGTTGAAGGgttaaaaacacaaaaagaagaaaaaaaccATGAGTTGATGGCATTGTTGTAAATTTagcaaagaaaaacaataaaaaatagaGGTTGTGTCTTAGATACTATTCCTAAGGCACCCTCTTTtgttatattaataataataataataataataataataatattataatatcaTAATGCGGGACCATAAATGCGTCCACACTGTACCTCTGCTACAAGAAGTTCCTCCAATTGTGCATTTTCTGATTTGTATTCTTGAAGGCGTGATGAAAGCCCGGCACAAACCTATAGAATGCACCACAAGCATTATCTTCACACTCTTTGGTTTCGTAATTCTAGCTATTGTTTTTTCATAAGAGACACTAACCTCATTACACATGCATTCGTATAGAAACAACACTATTACCATTATATTGGTAGACAAACAATACCCTATATACACCATAAGATGACATAGACTTATAGTCTTACCCGTGCCAACCTAGCCTCTTTTGACTGGCCAGTAGTTTTTGAACTTTCAAGCAGCCCCTTCGCCTATTGAACAAAAAAAGTCAATAAAAACCTCGTATGCCATGCACCCAACATGATAGACGCGGCAGATTGGAGGGGAGGTAAACTGATCAAACTAGGTCCGAGTTAAGAAAAGGTAATCTTTGGTATGGCTGTATGGGTTGGGTTTGGCACTTTTTTgtccaaaaatttatttataaagtacacggatggtccatgtggtttaccaaattttggatttggtccctaacttttcaaaagtacacatatggtccctatggtttgcactttgtaacacatttagtccccagcttTTCCAAAAAGTACatgaatggtccctgtggtttgcaatttgtaacgcatttagtccctaacttggacatgctaaaacctttagatttgttggctggggacCAAACGCGTTACAAAGTGCAACTGCAAACCACAAgaaccatccgtgtacttttggaaagctagggaccaaatccaaaattttggtaaaccacaaggaccatccattCACTTTACTATTATTTATAAGATACTTATGATTACAAAAGTTATATTACTTCAATTAGAATCAATGTTTTCAAGACCGGACCGAACGTTGAACCGGTCTCTTTACCGGTCCACTGGTCGGGTCCGTCAAACCGGTCAGATCGGATGTAAGAATCGGGTTATGctgtaaatattataaaaataaataggGTAAAACTGAAAAAATTAAATCAAAATCCGGTTCAACCCTTAAAAAATCCGGTTCGACCACCCGCTTTTCCGGTTCGACTCAAAACCGGTCTGATAGGGTGAACCAGACCGATCAGACCCCTAGTTCTCAGTCCGGTTTTCAAAACATTGATTAGAATATAAtcttttaaagaaaatgatttaGAAGGTTTTATGTGTTAACCACACTTGAGGTGGGCTTCGACCAGTTTGACCCATTTTATCAGTCTCCAATTAAGCTAACACTTTTTTACCGTTTTAACAAAGAATTTAAAAAAACGGTGCCAGTTTACCTCATCAAGCTGATCTTCCACTTTCTTAATGGAACCAGGCTGATCTCGTACTTTCCTCGGCTGATCTTGTACTTTCTTCATGGAATCAGCCTGATCTTTCACTTTGTTTTGGGAACCAGGATCATCTTGTATTTTCTTTGGGGATTCAAGTTGATCTTGTACTTTCTTTGGGGAAGTTACAAGTTTGTTTTCATGTAGCTCATGTTCAATTTTGATGTCGCTAACTTTTGGTGAATTAACTTTTGAAGGTGTATCTGAATCTAACGATTGAGATCCCTCTCTGTTGATCACTATCGCACTTCCTTTATCTTTCAATACGACATCTTGACTGGTATCAGTGGTATGTTTTTTGTCGGCTTCAGTCTCTTCAAATGTTACCTGTGCTGACAAGACCTCCTCACCAAGATTTGAAGAATCCGGATTAACATGATTACCGTTGAAGATTGGTGGAGCAGCCTCTTGATTGATATTTTCGGTTGCTGTATCTTCATCATGCACAGGAACATCTGATTTGGATATATCGTTATTAACTTTGTGTTGCTCCTCGTTAGTTGTAATCCCGTGATTATCAGTCGAAGCAGTAGGTAAATCTTTATCAGAAGAGACTTTTGACAATGATGCACCGGAGGTAGTTCTATTTAATGAAGTATCAACCTTTGCAGGTGTTTCATTTGAAGATTTATCCTTTGTAGTCTGCAAATAGTGTAATTTTAGACCACTTGCAAATCAGAATACTCgcatgtgtgtgtatataaatcCCACAAGAAACATCTAGAATACCTTTGCTTTTAACTTTTTACTCTTTGCTTTAGATCCTTGTCCATTGGAAGCTTAACGGTGCACAACGGGAAAATCAtgaaaaaagaaataaataagTCATAACCATGTATATATCAGAAGTAGAGGCTACAAAGTGTACAAATACTGTTGTATAATCCCTttgataaaatacaaaaaaatatgtTACACAATACTGATACCATAGTTGTGTAACATCCTTTGTAGAGATCAATAACTCATTTCATAGTTAATTCCAGATTTTTGCTAACATAGAACACAAAACATTTTTAAACTAAAACACTGCACACAGCCTGGAGAGACTGTCGTGTATACATCATACAAGCACATGTAACATATTCATTTTTAAATGTCAAGCATTATCCAGAGATACGGTTACTAACCTGGTGGCTGTGAATCTGGTTGTTCATCTCCAACTACAAGCTTTGCCCTCCGATCTACAACTTCAAACAGATCTGTGCAACACATACCAGAAGTTTTGCGAGTCTTAAAAATTTCAAGATCATAGAATCCCATATAATGTGACTAGTAGGCATGTATTATCCTAACATACTACTTCACTATAGTATGTATAACTAATATGTGTGCccacaaattaaaaaaaaaaaaactactgtAAAACATATAGCTATGTATTGATTGATGACCAAAAAGCTAATATCAAAAGCAAGATGCGATAAATTTGATGACAGCAGCATATACCAAGCATAAAAGCCGTATTTATCAAATAAGATCAAACTACCTAAAAGGTTTTAGAGGATAAAGACAGAAACAACAGAAAAATAAACCCTGGTACCAAAGAGTAAAGAGATGCCAAGAAGCACAAGCTTTCATTTAAAACTCGGCTCACATTATACAACTGCAGAATGAGACACATGATACAATTTTAAGAAGGGTCAAAAGTTGACTTTACTATAGATGGTGTGCTGGCCCTTAATCATGATGAGGACATGCCATTATAACCGGAAAACAAAGTCATACGAATCATACTGCAGAAGGAGATGAAAGCTTCCCTGTGCCCTACTATAGGGCACTAATGTTGACACTTGACATATAAAGTTTATTTAGGTTTCTTTAGAGCATATCATCTCAAATATTTCATCAATCAATACAGAAACTAAACTTATGAGTAGCACAACTATAAAAATTGTGATAATAACAATAAATTAGCAGATGACTTTTCAATCTCCCCTCACGAGAGAAAGCTCGCCTGCTTCTATTTTGTTGACCTGACGAGTCGCATTCTACTCTAAGACCGTTACAGTGTGACTCATGTATCTTCTAAAAAATACTTCTTTTAGAACAGCTAACTCACACACCCGCTAATCCTACTCCTAAATCTACACCTTTTTGACCACCACGGGACTCGAATCCTCAACCTCATGGGAAGAGAACCACTAGGCTACAAGCAACGAATTCATCAATGTTCAAAGTAAATTTTGTATCCTAAGGCTCTTACTTCGATTTTCAGGATCTTCGATGTTGATCCATTCTTCAACAACACATACAACTGTGAAAGCTACACATGATGTTGTCTTTAGAAAAATTTCATAACCACCTGCAACCTAAACGCTGACTTCTAGTCTATTCTCGCTTTTTGGTTGACTAAATGTCTAAAGCATGAGTAAGTTGTTGGGTTTGTGGAGGCTTAGGCCCAGTTATTTGTTTAAGATCTTGAAGACAGCCCTATATCTCTTATTATGGCTGGATTATGTTTTCTtgttcaacaaaggttaaacccTAATCTGTATCTATTCATATGTCATCATCTACTTGTAAGTCGTAATTCCTCATTACCAGAGTTGAGAGCAATAGCAACAATAAATTTCTGGTTGCCGCCGTGGACGTAGGTTTCTCATTGGAACCGAACCACATAAATCCGTGTTTGTTCTACTTTTCTGTAGTGATCATtcgtgtgtttgtgtgtgtgttgcaAACCCGAAAACATAAGTCTGAATGAATAAAAACTTGCTTGATGTCAAAACCTAATAATAATTCTCCCTAAATCACACCTCCAGCTTCAGCTGTTCTTCACATACTAACTTCAACAATCCAGATCTCATTAACTACCTAACACCTATTAACCTAATCTGATCCATCAAATTCCAATCCAATGATCTATCACACACTACACATCCTATAATTAGTTACAAATCAGCATTCCCTACCTTACATCCTATATTCATTCATTATTCAGTAAAACAGAAATAAATCTACGTTTCGAGTGCAATACTAATGCAGATTTGTGTCAAATTAAGCTACCAATTGCTTGATAAACTGAATCATGCATACCTTCAGCGGCTTTGAGCCAATGAGCCATTGCAATCGATCAAAGCAACATGAAATGAAGTCGAATTGAATGGTTGATTTGAGCAAGTGATGAATTGTTTGGAGATTTACGAGATGAATTGGATTGTAAACCGAATGTTAGATTTGGATTTGTTGCGAACTGGTGAACAACAGCGACGTCACAACGAGAGAAATTGATCAAGCTTCTGAAGGTTATTCGATGTGTTTGGGTTGCTTTTCCGTGTGGTGAGGTCCGTGGTAATACATAGACCGTCACAATCGTAGCCGTCCAAAATCAATACACGTAGCATTGGTTTTAGATCGTTGGGCCTTTAGGATTAGGATTTGTTTTTAATGGGTTATGATTCGGTTAGTTTGTGGTAAAATAAGTTAATAGTTGGGAGTGATTAAGGATGATTTCTTAAAGTATTCATAATCCATCCCCAAAATTTCGTGACAGtgctttttatttttatattatgtaAAGGGGTGTTGCTAAATGCACCCCCTTTATCTAATTTTTACTGGTTACACCATCCCCTTAAAGTTTTGAGATAAATACAATTAAACCTTTTACCTCAAATTTCTCACAATTCAAACTCCATCTCATAGTatcttaaaaaaataaacattttATTCTCTGTGAATCTGCACATCATGCATCAAACGCAAAACCCAAATGTCAATCAAACACCAGATTCAGATGTAATTCATACATTTAACTTTTGGGTATGCCTACTACCTTCAACAACTCAGTTTATCCAACACATCACACCACCAAAAAAAACCATTCATAAAACCTTCtcgtttcatcaaaatatatactttATTATTCAAGATTTAGTATTGGAATCATGCCAATCAGACCTAGAATTTAGATTTTTAGATAATCCATCGATTATTATCAAATGGGTTGGAAAAACCCATTAAAAAGTGATGAAGTTGAAGTCATTATCCTTGACGATGTACAGTATTGGGTTGGTTGGAATTGTGATCTCCCTATTAATTCTCTACGAGGGGGCTACACAGGCATGAAGCAACAAGACCCGACCCAAGCAAGTTGCAGATTTAGAGATTATAAATTTAGAAGAAAAGAGAGTATTggttgtgagttcgtgtaagttTGAGGAATGAATTTATAAAGGGATGGAATTTGAAAagttttaaaataatatttttagaaaGGAGGTATGAAAAGTAAAAATGGAGGTGCATTTAGCCACAACCTATGTAAA
The Helianthus annuus cultivar XRQ/B chromosome 6, HanXRQr2.0-SUNRISE, whole genome shotgun sequence genome window above contains:
- the LOC110893995 gene encoding golgin candidate 1; amino-acid sequence: MAHWLKAAEDLFEVVDRRAKLVVGDEQPDSQPPASNGQGSKAKSKKLKAKTTKDKSSNETPAKVDTSLNRTTSGASLSKVSSDKDLPTASTDNHGITTNEEQHKVNNDISKSDVPVHDEDTATENINQEAAPPIFNGNHVNPDSSNLGEEVLSAQVTFEETEADKKHTTDTSQDVVLKDKGSAIVINREGSQSLDSDTPSKVNSPKVSDIKIEHELHENKLVTSPKKVQDQLESPKKIQDDPGSQNKVKDQADSMKKVQDQPRKVRDQPGSIKKVEDQLDEAKGLLESSKTTGQSKEARLARVCAGLSSRLQEYKSENAQLEELLVAERELSKSYEARIQQLQKELSLSKEEVNRVESSMLEALGAKNAEIEALSSSMDTLKKQAALSEGNLSSLQANMESIMRNRELTETRMMQALKEELASAERRAEEERAAHNATKMAAMEREVELEHRALDASTALAKLQRSADERTAKAVELEQKVALLEVECSSLTQELQDMEARARRGQKKSPEDANQVIQMQAWQEEVERARQGQRDAERKLSSMEAEVQKMRVEMASMKRDAEHYSRQEHMELEKRYRELTDLLYYKQTQLEVMTSEKAAAEFQLEKEMKRIKEAQVEVERSRVPRRASASWEREEDTDMKALEPLPFHHRHLVGASIQLQKAAKILDSGAVRAMRFLWRYPFARIFLVFYMVFVHLFMMYLLHRLQEQADTMSSREIAESMGLGNHTLP